A region from the Kribbella shirazensis genome encodes:
- a CDS encoding Fic family protein — MSVDVFEPLAGLEGVGSAARAARDAVDVLLRDRGLRRVGSDMTAEALLRGAHASAALAGSTATPDEVRRGAADGLASGAVRMTGELMTLAPQVDKAPVQVWTRLHQLAAADLVPAAELGHVRTAAEPIPDDIPGLPPAPPADEMWERLSALAQNLTRPTKAPGLVVAAIVHAELAVLRPFPIANGLVARAAERCLLVARGIDPVAVTVPEGGHYVLRATYAPGLTDYTARGLTGVRDWLLRSCEVVTKGAELSPLAP, encoded by the coding sequence ATGAGTGTTGATGTGTTCGAGCCGCTGGCCGGGCTGGAAGGGGTCGGGTCGGCTGCGCGGGCGGCCCGCGACGCGGTCGACGTACTGCTGCGGGACCGTGGTCTGCGCCGGGTCGGCTCGGACATGACCGCCGAGGCGCTGCTGCGCGGTGCGCACGCGTCCGCCGCGCTGGCCGGCAGCACGGCGACCCCCGACGAGGTACGACGGGGCGCAGCCGACGGACTGGCCTCCGGTGCGGTGCGGATGACCGGCGAACTGATGACGCTCGCGCCGCAGGTGGACAAGGCTCCCGTGCAGGTCTGGACCAGACTGCACCAGTTGGCCGCCGCGGACCTGGTCCCGGCGGCGGAGCTCGGCCACGTGCGGACCGCCGCCGAGCCGATCCCCGACGACATCCCCGGCCTGCCGCCGGCACCGCCCGCCGACGAGATGTGGGAGCGGTTGAGCGCTCTCGCGCAGAACCTGACCCGCCCGACGAAGGCACCCGGTCTGGTCGTCGCGGCGATCGTGCACGCCGAGCTCGCCGTCCTCCGGCCGTTCCCGATCGCCAACGGACTCGTCGCCCGGGCCGCCGAGCGCTGCCTGCTGGTTGCCAGGGGCATCGATCCGGTCGCGGTGACGGTTCCCGAGGGTGGTCACTATGTGTTGCGGGCGACCTATGCGCCGGGGCTCACCGACTACACAGCGCGAGGACTGACCGGAGTTCGTGACTGGTTGCTGCGATCCTGCGAGGTCGTGACAAAAGGTGCCGAGCTGTCTCCGCTCGCCCCCTGA
- a CDS encoding bifunctional glycosyltransferase/CDP-glycerol:glycerophosphate glycerophosphotransferase, whose product MALGTVPRFSIVVPCHASRAWLRPCLDSVLGQSFTDFEVIGVDDADRDGSGRILDEYAAADPRVRVLHLEENVGLGPARNAGLKECRGEYVLFLDADDTYSPGSLEAIAARIDTATTHRGRPDIVMFDYERIFWDGRVLGSQRHDAFAREGAGVFTAAERPIFLTFLEVVWNKAYRRAFLTRHGFAFTSGFYEDAPWTYSTMLTAERIATLDRVVVLYRQHRTGGNIHATSGRRQWDIFDQYDRVHAFIQSDPELTGWHRFAFDRSLDHILAVLAKPERIDPDDRAEFFHAAHAFAKRWKPEGYSTDRTARGFKRWLLIHDDYATYSTLKLSSRVLQVPSPRKTVGKLLRRGKLDPNLVAYAANWFKRYACNPRAIYEKAAELAPHLRGVWVVDNDHVSAIPEGVEYVVADSPAYEKLLGKATYVVSNTNWPKEVEKREGQIHLQTQHGTPLTTVNLPDEGREEFLRGVDRWDFNLSSNRYSSEIWERTYPAYFEELEYGYPRNDRLLTATLEDVRTIRAGFGYDDSHLVILYATTSGDGVDPDQLACAAGEHARVIGTSEQARVEDLMLAADVLISDYSSITFDYANLDRPILLQVGHDRPDTYFDITEFPPGVVARSAEELCGALRNGTFAAPEAAKHRQLFREKFCEFDDGRAAERVVRRVFLGETDVPAITPLADRSPAPSAYFVHND is encoded by the coding sequence ATGGCGCTAGGCACCGTCCCCAGGTTCAGCATCGTGGTCCCCTGCCATGCCTCGCGGGCCTGGCTGCGGCCGTGCCTGGACTCGGTGCTGGGGCAGTCGTTCACCGACTTCGAGGTGATCGGCGTGGACGACGCGGACCGCGACGGCTCCGGCCGGATCCTGGACGAGTACGCCGCCGCCGACCCGCGGGTGCGGGTGCTGCACCTGGAGGAGAACGTCGGCCTCGGTCCGGCCCGCAACGCCGGGCTCAAGGAGTGCCGCGGGGAGTACGTGCTGTTCCTCGACGCCGACGACACCTACTCGCCGGGCTCGCTGGAGGCGATCGCAGCCCGGATCGACACCGCGACCACGCACCGGGGCCGGCCCGACATCGTGATGTTCGACTACGAGCGGATCTTCTGGGACGGCCGTGTGCTCGGCAGCCAGCGGCATGACGCGTTCGCGCGCGAGGGCGCCGGCGTGTTCACGGCGGCCGAGCGGCCGATCTTCCTGACGTTCCTCGAGGTGGTCTGGAACAAGGCGTACCGGAGGGCCTTCCTCACGCGGCACGGATTCGCGTTCACGAGCGGGTTCTACGAGGACGCGCCGTGGACCTACTCGACGATGCTGACCGCGGAGCGGATCGCCACCCTCGACCGGGTCGTGGTGCTCTACCGGCAGCACCGGACCGGCGGCAACATCCACGCCACCAGCGGCCGCCGCCAGTGGGACATCTTCGACCAGTACGACCGCGTGCATGCCTTCATCCAGTCCGACCCGGAGCTGACCGGCTGGCACCGGTTCGCGTTCGACAGGTCGCTCGATCACATCCTCGCCGTCCTCGCGAAGCCCGAGCGGATCGACCCGGACGACCGGGCCGAGTTCTTCCACGCCGCGCACGCCTTCGCCAAGCGCTGGAAGCCGGAGGGCTACAGCACCGACCGGACGGCCCGCGGGTTCAAACGCTGGCTGCTCATCCACGACGACTACGCGACCTACTCGACCCTCAAGCTCAGTTCGCGGGTGCTGCAGGTGCCGAGCCCGCGCAAGACGGTCGGCAAGCTGCTGCGCCGCGGCAAGCTCGACCCGAACCTGGTCGCGTACGCCGCCAACTGGTTCAAGCGGTACGCCTGCAACCCGCGGGCGATCTACGAGAAGGCGGCCGAGCTCGCTCCGCACCTGCGCGGCGTCTGGGTCGTCGACAACGATCACGTGAGCGCGATCCCGGAGGGCGTCGAGTACGTCGTCGCGGACTCCCCGGCGTACGAGAAGCTGCTCGGCAAGGCGACGTACGTCGTCAGCAACACGAACTGGCCGAAGGAGGTGGAGAAGCGCGAGGGGCAGATCCACCTGCAGACCCAGCACGGGACCCCGTTGACGACGGTCAACCTGCCGGACGAGGGCAGGGAAGAGTTCCTGCGCGGCGTCGACCGCTGGGACTTCAACCTGTCCTCGAACCGGTACTCCTCGGAGATCTGGGAGCGCACGTACCCGGCGTACTTCGAGGAGCTCGAGTACGGCTACCCCCGCAACGACCGGCTGCTGACCGCGACCCTCGAGGACGTCCGGACGATCCGCGCCGGGTTCGGGTACGACGACTCGCATTTGGTGATCCTGTACGCGACGACATCCGGCGACGGCGTCGACCCGGACCAGTTGGCGTGCGCGGCCGGCGAGCACGCCCGCGTGATCGGTACCTCTGAGCAGGCGCGGGTCGAAGACCTGATGCTGGCGGCCGACGTACTGATCTCGGACTACTCGTCGATCACCTTCGACTACGCGAACCTCGACCGGCCGATCCTGCTGCAGGTCGGCCACGATCGGCCGGACACCTACTTCGACATCACCGAGTTCCCGCCCGGGGTGGTGGCAAGGTCAGCCGAGGAGCTGTGCGGCGCGCTCCGGAACGGCACGTTCGCCGCCCCCGAGGCGGCCAAGCACCGGCAGCTGTTCCGGGAGAAGTTCTGCGAGTTCGACGACGGGCGGGCGGCCGAACGCGTCGTGCGGCGGGTGTTCCTGGGCGAGACCGACGTACCGGCGATCACGCCGTTGGCCGACCGCTCTCCGGCGCCGTCGGCGTACTTCGTGCATAATGACTGA
- a CDS encoding HAD family hydrolase, translated as MEHSGTGRSAAFFDLDKTILARSSTLAFSRPFYAGGLINRRTVLRSAYAQFVYLLGGADHDQMERMREYISAMCAGWDVSTVQAIVADTLEHIVRPMIHTEAVELIEQHHAAGRDVVIVSSSGAEVVEPIGEMLGADRVIATRMVVADGKYTGEIADYAYGPHKATAIRALAEAEGYDLTTCYGYSDSITDEPLLAAVGHPYAVNPDKALRRVATERGWPVLVFAEPAQRLRFHRVRRPAVAAGVVAAAAAGALLLASRRRFRAS; from the coding sequence ATGGAGCACTCCGGGACGGGTCGATCAGCGGCTTTCTTCGATCTGGACAAGACCATTCTGGCTCGCTCGAGCACGCTGGCGTTCTCCCGGCCGTTCTACGCCGGCGGGCTGATCAACCGCCGGACCGTGCTGCGCAGCGCGTACGCCCAGTTCGTCTACCTGCTCGGCGGCGCCGACCACGACCAGATGGAGCGGATGCGCGAGTACATCTCCGCGATGTGCGCCGGCTGGGACGTCTCGACGGTGCAGGCGATCGTCGCCGACACCCTCGAGCACATCGTCCGGCCGATGATCCACACCGAGGCGGTGGAGCTGATCGAGCAGCACCACGCGGCCGGCCGGGACGTGGTGATCGTGTCGTCGTCCGGCGCCGAGGTGGTGGAGCCGATCGGCGAGATGCTCGGCGCCGACCGGGTGATCGCGACCCGGATGGTCGTTGCTGACGGCAAGTACACCGGCGAGATCGCCGACTACGCCTACGGGCCGCACAAGGCGACCGCGATCCGGGCCCTGGCCGAGGCGGAGGGTTACGACCTCACGACCTGCTACGGCTACTCGGACTCGATCACCGACGAGCCGCTGCTGGCGGCGGTCGGGCACCCCTACGCGGTCAATCCGGACAAGGCGTTGCGCCGGGTCGCGACCGAGCGCGGGTGGCCGGTGCTGGTGTTCGCCGAACCCGCCCAGCGGCTCCGTTTCCATCGCGTACGGCGACCCGCCGTCGCCGCGGGTGTGGTCGCGGCCGCGGCCGCCGGGGCGCTCCTGCTGGCCTCCCGCCGGCGCTTCCGGGCGAGCTGA